One Halictus rubicundus isolate RS-2024b unplaced genomic scaffold, iyHalRubi1_principal scaffold0399, whole genome shotgun sequence genomic window carries:
- the LOC143364278 gene encoding uncharacterized protein LOC143364278 — MRSVEVPKTLRTDDSSGRRGSSTRHLMAVKVEESKPKGKSGRQCPLCTGNHALGSCRRFQESSATKRREFVESQSLCLSCLATGHRLPQCTSTFRCWVCGQRHHTTLHDACAAKDRNRLDTSATAAIHAVKTHQGILLATARVKLEAPDGRTLLVRALLDSGSESSFLSEWAAQSLRLRRQTVRVLLTGYQGTNVGTARSKVRVRLCSPCDSEFQVDVEALVTKSLTAPTPSKRVVQQEWPHIRGLPLADPDFANPARVDVLLGADVCGLLFRERRVGPAGTPVAMRTPFGWTLIGPAGEKPAPTRTARIHHVSCEDPLPDLRRFWEIEDVPSSQLLSPEDLKCENLFNDTTFRENSGRYVVRLPFRGEGRPPMGKSRVAALRRLLSAETRRERDQQLREHYVTFMQEYRRLGHMIVARAPLQERDQGYYIPHHAVWKMTAGKKKIRVVFNASAASIAGRSLNDELLAGPKLQSDLWAIITRWRLFRVAFSTDIVKMFRQISVHPEDQDWLRILWRDDATHSVSDYRLTTVTYGTAPAPYLAHRVLQQLATDEESRFPLGAQALRRNCYVDDILCGADNLQQAREVRRQLTGILESAGFPLDKWATSIPELGSTDSDLKTIQDEDVHGALGLQWDTRNDSLAVRGLRLPILSAASPWTKRTILSEIARLFDPLGWLAPVIIRAKILMQDLWLAGVTWDDPVSPSLDHRWAVFRGELDQLGDVAIPRWTHFSPHGCESELHGYCDASERAYAAAVYLTVRRPSGTTTSLLLAKSRVSPIKTQSIPRLELCGAVLLARLLACLLASLDLRGTPVYCWTDSTVALAWIRSHPSRWKPFVAHRVSEVQTVLPGASWRHVSTLDNPADLATRGISAGELRVADHWWNGPPWLQLPSSEWPTSTATPAASEDTPDERHVSVVVVQAPEPEDAYAERFSTLSRLIRTTAYVRRFANNCRAANTRAGGSLTASELREALQAAVRSDQQRTFQIELDALRHGKAVPSSSSITALAPFIADDGILRVGGRLLNSGLPEPRRHPAILDRTSHLSTLVIRDTHLRTLHGGVNATISWIQRAFWIPRRRPRVKRLIRECVTCTRLRATTGLQQMGNLPTAMVQPSKPFLHTGVDYAGPIPLRTAKGRGHKSQKGYIVVFVCLATKAVHLDAVTDLTSSAFLSAFHRFTARRGRCQHLYSDNATTFKGADTTLRQMFHAASQFYSSVAEELANNGTEWTFIPPYSPHMGGLWEAAVKSMKSHMKRVIGEATLTYEEMATLLSRIEACLNSRPLTPLSEDPQDCAPLTPGHFLVGEPIHAPPEAPITDVPRSLDSRWRQITNLHNHFWRRWSREYVNNLQQRTKWQHRRENIRVGTLVLVKDDLTPPTRWPLARVVEAIPGSDGLVRVVTLRSGSRTFSRAVTKVVPLPVHEESDGHGTS, encoded by the coding sequence ATGAGGAGCGTAGAGGTTCCCAAGACTCTGAGGACGGATGATTCGTCAGGACGTCGCGGCTCCTCCACCCGCCATCTGATGGCCGTCAAGGTCGAGGAATCGAAGCCGAAGGGAAAGAGCGGCCGTCAGTGCCCGCTCTGCACCGGAAACCATGCACTCGGATCGTGCAGACGATTTCAAGAGTCGTCTGCTACGAAGCGCCGGGAATTCGTCGAGAGCCAGAGTCTCTGTCTCTCGTGCCTCGCGACTGGACACCGACTCCCTCAGTGCACCTCCACATTTCGGTGCTGGGTTTGCGGTCAGCGGCATCACACGACGCTTCATGACGCCTGTGCCGCCAAGGACAGGAACCGCTTGGACACTTCCGCCACAGCAGCCATCCACGCGGTGAAGACGCATCAGGGAATCCTCCTGGCAACGGCACGGGTCAAGTTGGAGGCTCCAGATGGAAGGACTCTCCTGGTGCGAGCGTTGCTGGACTCAGGCTCGGAGTCGTCGTTCCTGAGCGAGTGGGCTGCTCAATCGCTGCGATTGCGGAGACAGACGGTGCGAGTGTTATTAACAGGGTATCAGGGCACCAACGTCGGGACTGCTCGCTCGAAGGTACGGGTAAGATTGTGTTCCCCGTGCGACTCAGAGTTTCAGGTGGATGTGGAGGCTTTGGTGACCAAATCCCTTACCGCCCCCACGCCGTCGAAGCGCGTGGTGCAACAGGAATGGCCACACATCCGAGGTTTGCCACTTGCTGATCCGGACTTCGCCAATCCGGCACGCGTGGATGTGCTTCTCGGAGCCGACGTGTGCGGACTCCTATTCCGAGAGAGAAGGGTCGGACCGGCCGGAACGCCGGTCGCCATGCGCACGCCGTTCGGATGGACACTGATCGGCCCCGCTGGAGAAAAGCCTGCCCCAACCAGGACCGCCCGGATCCACCATGTGAGCTGCGAGGACCCGCTCCCAGATCTCCGACGGTTCTGGGAGATCGAAGACGTGCCATCGTCGCAGTTGCTGTCTCCAGAAGACCTGAAATGCGAGAACCTGTTTAACGACACGACGTTTCGGGAAAATTCGGGACGGTATGTTGTCAGGTTACCTTTCAGGGGGGAGGGACGACCACCCATGGGTAAGTCGAGAGTGGCCGCACTCCGGAGACTCCTCAGCGCTGAGACAAGACGAGAACGGGACCAGCAGCTGAGGGAACACTACGTGACCTTCATGCAGGAGTACCGTCGACTTGGACACATGATCGTCGCACGAGCCCCCCTCCAGGAACGAGACCAGGGGTATTATATACCGCATCATGCGGTCTGGAAGATGACCGCCGGGAAGAAGAAGATCCGCGTCGTCTTCAACGCTTCAGCTGCGTCAATCGCAGGCCGCTCCCTCAACGACGAGCTGCTGGCGGGGCCAAAGCTGCAGAGCGACCTCTGGGCGATAATCACTCGCTGGCGCCTCTTCAGGGTGGCCTTCTCGACAGACATCGTCAAAATGTTCAGGCAAATCTCGGTGCACCCTGAAGATCAAGATTGGCTCCGCATCCTATGGAGAGATGACGCCACTCACTCCGTGTCTGATTACAGGCTGACCACGGTGACGTACGGAACCGCCCCCGCCCCGTACTTAGCGCACAGGGTGTTGCAACAGCTGGCGACGGACGAGGAAAGTCGATTCCCTTTGGGCGCCCAGGCCCTCCGTCGTAACTGCTACGTGGACGACATCCTCTGCGGCGCGGACAACCTCCAGCAGGCGCGGGAAGTACGCCGTCAGCTGACCGGCATCCTCGAGTCAGCCGGATTTCCGTTGGACAAATGGGCCACCTCGATCCCCGAGCTCGGCTCAACGGACTCGGACCTGAAGACGATTCAGGACGAGGATGTCCACGGCGCACTGGGACTCCAGTGGGACACGCGAAACGACTCCCTGGCGGTGCGAGGGCTCCGGCTGCCAATCTTGTCCGCGGCGTCCCCCTGGACGAAACGGACGATTCTGTCCGAAATAGCTCGCCTATTCGATCCGTTGGGATGGCTGGCACCCGTGATAATTCGTGCCAAAATTTTGATGCAGGACCTCTGGTTGGCAGGAGTGACCTGGGACGATCCCGTTAGTCCATCACTCGATCACCGCTGGGCAGTCTTCAGGGGTGAGCTCGATCAACTGGGAGACGTCGCAATCCCAAGGTGGACCCACTTCTCTCCACACGGTTGCGAGTCGGAGCTCCACGGCTACTGTGATGCTTCGGAACGCGCGTATGCTGCCGCGGTCTACCTCACAGTTCGCCGGCCCTCTGGAACGACGACGTCGCTGCTGCTGGCAAAGTCTCGCGTAAGTCCGATCAAAACGCAGAGCATTCCACGACTCGAGCTCTGCGGGGCCGTCCTCCTCGCTCGGCTCTTGGCCTGCTTGCTGGCCTCCTTGGACCTCAGAGGAACGCCAGTGTACTGCTGGACTGACTCCACAGTAGCATTGGCCTGGATCCGCTCACATCCATCGAGATGGAAGCCATTCGTCGCTCACCGCGTATCAGAGGTACAGACTGTCCTACCTGGAGCATCGTGGAGGCACGTAAGCACCCTGGACAACCCCGCAGACTTGGCTACGAGAGGGATCTCAGCAGGCGAACTCCGAGTCGCTGACCACTGGTGGAACGGGCCTCCCTGGCTTCAGCTTCCCAGCTCCGAGTGGCCAACCTCGACGGCGACTCCGGCGGCATCAGAGGATACTCCAGACGAGCGTCACGTCTCCGTGGTCGTTGTGCAAGCTCCGGAACCTGAAGACGCCTATGCGGAACGATTCTCGACCCTGTCTCGGCTGATTCGAACCACCGCCTACGTGCGCCGCTTCGCCAACAACTGCAGAGCCGCTAACACTCGAGCCGGGGGTTCACTCACAGCATCGGAGCTTCGAGAAGCACTCCAGGCAGCGGTACGATCTGACCAGCAGAGAACGTTCCAAATCGAGCTCGACGCCCTTCGGCACGGAAAGGCTGTTCCGTCGTCTTCTTCCATCACAGCATTGGCACCCTTCATCGCCGACGATGGAATCCTCAGGGTAGGCGGTCGCCTCCTAAACTCCGGATTGCCGGAACCACGCCGTCATCCAGCCATCCTGGACCGTACGTCGCATCTGTCCACGCTGGTGATCCGAGACACCCATCTAAGGACCCTCCATGGCGGAGTGAATGCCACCATTTCCTGGATCCAGCGAGCGTTTTGGATCCCACGACGCCGACCGCGAGTGAAGCGCCTCATTAGAGAGTGCGTCACCTGCACAAGGCTGCGAGCGACTACCGGCCTTCAACAAATGGGAAACCTTCCGACCGCCATGGTGCAGCCGTCGAAGCCGTTCCTGCACACGGGAGTCGACTACGCCGGACCGATCCCCCTCAGGACCGCTAAGGGCAGAGGGCACAAGAGTCAGAAGGGTTATATCGTCGTATTTGTGTGCCTGGCCACCAAGGCCGTGCACTTAGATGCTGTCACCGATCTAACCTCATCCGCGTTTTTGTCTGCCTTCCACAGATTCACTGCCCGACGCGGTCGCTGTCAGCACCTCTACAGCGACAATGCAACGACCTTCAAGGGCGCGGACACCACTCTGCGGCAAATGTTCCACGCCGCATCGCAGTTCTATTCTTCGGTGGCCGAGGAACTAGCGAATAACGGAACCGAGTGGACGTTCATACCACCGTACTCGCCGCACATGGGAGGCCTGTGGGAAGCCGCGGTTAAAAGCATGAAATCGCACATGAAACGAGTCATTGGAGAAGCTACCCTCACTTACGAGGAGATGGCTACGCTGTTGAGTCGTATCGAGGCGTGCCTGAACTCCAGACCGTTGACGCCGCTGTCCGAGGATCCGCAGGACTGCGCTCCCCTCACCCCGGGTCACTTTCTTGTGGGGGAACCCATTCACGCCCCGCCCGAAGCACCGATCACTGACGTCCCACGCAGCCTCGATTCACGGTGGCGTCAAATCACTAATCTTCACAATCACTTTTGGCGTAGGTGGAGCCGGGAGTACGTCAACAACCTCCAACAACGCACGAAATGGCAACATCGACGGGAGAATATACGCGTCGGCACGCTCGTGCTGGTGAAGGACGACCTCACGCCGCCGACCCGCTGGCCGTTAGCCCGTGTTGTGGAGGCTATTCCGGGAAGCGACGGCCTCGTACGCGTGGTGACCCTACGATCAGGCTCCCGCACCTTCAGTAGGGCCGTCACCAAGGTGGTCCCACTGCCCGTACACGAAGAATCCGATGGACACGGAACGTCGTAA